Below is a genomic region from Serratia sarumanii.
CTTGGACGCAGACTGGGAGCTCCATTACTTCTTCAATCGCAGCTTCTCGAATCGGAGTGATGGTTCCGGCAAACCGTACAAGGTGGCTGATACCGGGGCAAGACTCGACTTTAGACGAGTGGAAAATTTCTGGGTCAAAGCAGACAAACATATAGCCAGGAAAAAGAGGCTCGATCACCTTTTTCTGCTGGCCAGGGCGGTCAGCTCGAGGGCGAAAAGAAAACATCAACGGGCTGAAAGCCATAATGTTGCGGCGTTCAAGCATCATCTGTGCTTTGAATATATTGTCTTTGCCTGGTTTTAGCGCGGCGAGATACCAGCCTTCCATGAAAGTCTCCCGTAGTACACGGTTAAGCTACAGATGATGAATTGAATGTTAGGTGTTTGGCAGGCTCCGCCAAAATCGATCCCAAGCGGGTTCAATTGGCAGTCGCTTATTTAGAGGGATTGAGCTTTTGCTGTATTCCCTTATGGCTCTTTAGCCTGGACTGCACCCGACACCAATGGCAGGGAGGTGCCGATAAGATGCTATCAGATGCAGTCCAGGCTGAAGAAAACTTGTACGAGGAACCGAAAAGCTAGTTGGCGGACTGGCTGTTCTACATGAACCGTACTAAAGTATGCGAAGAAGTGTATTGGCAAATTTTAATTGTGTAAATACTTTTATATGCGATCTGAAATGCTGTAAAAGCGTGTGCAAACAGAGCAAAAACTCTGTTTAACTCAACTTTTTGAACCATTGATCTGGAAATGATCCTTTTTTCAGATCATTAGATCGATATGGCATTTAAAACAGAATAATTAACTATCCTAACTATTTTAACGAGTGGTGGTTTTTTGCTCTG
It encodes:
- a CDS encoding transcription termination/antitermination NusG family protein; the encoded protein is MEGWYLAALKPGKDNIFKAQMMLERRNIMAFSPLMFSFRPRADRPGQQKKVIEPLFPGYMFVCFDPEIFHSSKVESCPGISHLVRFAGTITPIREAAIEEVMELPVCVQAFSSERRQRKKHVARAHLSHRQRQQIQALANEHDGETRSAMLHAFIDALK